The following coding sequences are from one uncultured Desulfobacter sp. window:
- a CDS encoding transposase produces MWLEGYYRRQGRKSLSIKGFDDFERFISETPDKELLEIPPKPKGKRGKMAKSDAHNLWERLKEHETAVLLFAKDPYVPFTNNRAERDLRMAKVKQKVSGCFRHQRYADAYCRISSYLHKPWQTKG; encoded by the coding sequence GTGTGGCTTGAGGGGTACTACAGGAGGCAGGGTCGAAAAAGCTTGTCAATAAAGGGATTCGACGATTTCGAACGGTTTATCTCCGAAACTCCTGATAAAGAGCTGCTGGAAATCCCGCCAAAACCAAAAGGCAAACGTGGTAAAATGGCCAAGTCAGATGCCCACAACCTTTGGGAAAGGCTGAAAGAACATGAAACTGCTGTTTTGCTGTTTGCCAAGGATCCATATGTTCCTTTCACCAATAACCGGGCAGAGCGTGATCTTCGAATGGCAAAGGTTAAACAGAAAGTATCAGGGTGTTTTAGACACCAACGATATGCCGATGCTTATTGTCGGATTTCGAGTTATCTGCACAAACCATGGCAAACAAAGGGGTGA
- a CDS encoding OmpA family protein, with protein MGTFSLTSTFPGRTVIALMPLYLILFYYTNVANSAYQTFAPDPETYSISELERVLEGYRNQLSVLNEQIQDTRKDLDWLIIKINRIVDSGRRVPKLLHESVESKEKKISQLERQKKHLSITVENYKKMHDRKKNGETKQIQIQASSIPELNDSAEKTVQSNVPAQLPDIAQAVKEAGLGDWVDVLADGSCAKINNTLPILFSSGSAALAREYKSFLKKLALFLKPYDVKVYVNGYADPDPIHTPKYPSNFELGASRAANVVHEMVKYGLKPDIFKIGSTGEHRFAAKMESPTKNFQRRAQLTVVFSG; from the coding sequence ATGGGAACTTTTTCTTTGACATCTACATTCCCAGGCAGGACTGTGATTGCTTTGATGCCTTTGTATCTCATACTCTTTTATTATACCAATGTTGCAAATAGTGCGTATCAAACATTTGCGCCCGATCCGGAAACGTACTCAATTTCAGAACTTGAGAGGGTACTTGAAGGCTACCGGAACCAATTGAGCGTTTTAAATGAACAAATTCAGGATACCCGCAAAGATCTTGATTGGCTGATCATAAAAATAAATCGCATAGTTGATTCCGGGAGACGCGTTCCAAAGCTACTTCATGAATCAGTCGAGTCAAAAGAGAAAAAAATTTCCCAGCTTGAGCGACAGAAAAAACATCTTTCCATTACCGTAGAAAATTATAAGAAAATGCATGACAGAAAAAAAAACGGGGAAACGAAACAAATACAGATTCAGGCCTCGTCTATCCCTGAGCTGAACGATAGTGCCGAAAAAACAGTCCAATCCAATGTGCCGGCGCAACTCCCAGATATTGCTCAGGCAGTTAAAGAGGCCGGCCTTGGCGACTGGGTAGATGTCCTTGCAGACGGCAGTTGCGCCAAGATCAACAATACCCTACCGATTCTTTTTTCCTCCGGCAGTGCGGCCCTGGCCAGGGAATACAAATCCTTTTTAAAAAAACTGGCCCTGTTCCTTAAGCCCTATGATGTAAAAGTCTATGTCAACGGATATGCGGACCCGGACCCAATCCACACCCCAAAATATCCATCTAATTTTGAGTTGGGTGCATCCCGCGCTGCCAACGTCGTTCATGAAATGGTGAAATACGGCCTGAAACCGGATATTTTTAAAATCGGTTCAACAGGAGAGCATCGTTTCGCCGCCAAGATGGAGTCACCAACGAAAAATTTCCAGCGCCGTGCACAACTGACGGTTGTTTTCAGTGGATAA